From the genome of Methanobacterium formicicum, one region includes:
- a CDS encoding molybdopterin dinucleotide binding domain-containing protein, with the protein MTYIEKPVVPKVVKLEEPTAKERKVLNMMLNTGSDIYQGACKKRGSTLKDEYRKVCGVAYMDPKDMAKLGVANWDNVKVKTDWGEVVVCSVHSRDAPHEGTIFIPKGPWANVITSHETYCCCDPTYKGIYCTVEKSDEEVLLMADLMRAVYKKYVKDEESIPGLKSLGEMPVYKKK; encoded by the coding sequence ATGACTTATATAGAAAAACCCGTCGTTCCTAAAGTGGTTAAACTGGAAGAACCAACAGCCAAAGAACGAAAAGTATTGAACATGATGTTGAACACTGGTTCTGACATCTACCAGGGAGCATGTAAAAAACGAGGTTCCACACTTAAAGATGAATACCGAAAGGTGTGTGGAGTCGCTTACATGGACCCCAAAGACATGGCAAAACTGGGCGTTGCCAACTGGGACAACGTTAAGGTGAAAACAGATTGGGGAGAAGTAGTGGTTTGTTCTGTCCACTCCCGGGACGCACCTCATGAAGGAACCATATTCATACCTAAAGGCCCCTGGGCCAATGTGATCACCAGTCACGAAACCTACTGCTGCTGTGACCCCACCTACAAAGGGATTTACTGCACAGTGGAAAAATCAGACGAAGAAGTTTTATTAATGGCTGACCTCATGAGAGCAGTCTACAAAAAATACGTTAAAGACGAGGAATCCATCCCTGGGTTAAAATCACTCGGTGAGATGCCCGTCTACAAAAAGAAATAA
- a CDS encoding 4Fe-4S binding protein — protein sequence MELKVNQDNCLGCGVCVVACPVNVSISPEVAGGHGSKTEEVIMMVENGVIKLFSEEKCTKCGTCQLFCPTDAIWLE from the coding sequence ATGGAACTAAAAGTAAACCAAGATAACTGTCTGGGATGCGGAGTATGTGTTGTAGCCTGCCCAGTAAATGTATCTATTAGTCCGGAAGTAGCAGGTGGACACGGATCCAAGACTGAAGAAGTAATTATGATGGTTGAAAATGGTGTCATCAAACTCTTCAGTGAAGAAAAATGTACGAAATGTGGGACATGCCAATTATTCTGCCCTACAGATGCCATATGGCTGGAATGA
- the fwdF gene encoding tungsten-dependent formylmethanofuran dehydrogenase subunit FwdF, whose product MVSNTKEVRALDFDVERSAEEDRKLSFKDEVCIGCGICEKTCPVDAIELGDIGAIVRTDADESKICVDENKCVLCGMCSVSCPVDALEFTIDGESIKDMDVYPKLLSSAEIDEDTCIYCKACETACPREAITIARDLPERSQLVTGEIEIDKDTCINCGVCEEMCPADAITMDHKLPTSYDPTVSSDINVDTDKCVYCLVCKKACPVDAIKAVCRSCSYGEYDLNPEDSEIKGSSFIDDELCVRCGWCEEICPVDAAKVKKPFEGELTIDEDKCTTCGACVDICPCDVLSFPQPAEAGQMVDKVFKDEKYCIYCGACENVCPVEAIEVKRTAVDHTPTKSKSWESKMDSLKT is encoded by the coding sequence ATGGTTTCTAATACGAAGGAAGTCAGAGCCTTGGACTTTGATGTAGAGCGATCAGCTGAAGAAGATCGGAAGCTGTCCTTCAAAGATGAAGTCTGCATTGGCTGTGGGATCTGTGAAAAAACATGCCCGGTAGATGCGATAGAACTCGGTGATATCGGTGCCATAGTCCGAACCGATGCTGATGAATCTAAAATTTGCGTTGATGAAAACAAATGTGTTTTATGCGGGATGTGCAGTGTAAGCTGCCCTGTGGATGCTTTAGAATTCACCATCGATGGTGAATCAATCAAAGATATGGATGTTTATCCAAAACTCTTATCTTCTGCAGAAATTGATGAAGATACCTGTATTTACTGTAAAGCATGTGAAACTGCATGTCCTCGTGAAGCAATAACCATTGCCCGAGACCTGCCAGAGCGTTCCCAGCTGGTTACTGGTGAAATAGAAATAGACAAGGACACCTGTATAAACTGTGGAGTATGTGAGGAAATGTGCCCTGCTGATGCCATAACCATGGATCACAAACTACCAACCTCATATGACCCAACTGTGTCTTCAGACATAAACGTGGACACTGATAAATGTGTATACTGCTTAGTTTGTAAAAAAGCCTGTCCTGTTGATGCTATAAAGGCCGTATGCAGATCCTGTTCCTACGGGGAATACGACCTCAACCCTGAAGATTCAGAAATAAAGGGAAGCTCATTTATTGATGATGAACTTTGTGTGCGATGCGGATGGTGCGAAGAAATCTGTCCAGTAGATGCTGCCAAAGTCAAAAAACCATTTGAAGGCGAATTAACCATCGATGAGGATAAATGTACCACTTGCGGAGCTTGTGTAGACATCTGTCCCTGTGATGTACTGTCCTTCCCACAACCTGCCGAAGCAGGACAAATGGTTGACAAAGTCTTCAAAGATGAAAAATACTGTATCTACTGTGGTGCCTGTGAGAATGTCTGTCCTGTAGAAGCCATAGAAGTCAAGAGAACTGCTGTTGACCACACCCCGACCAAATCCAAATCATGGGAAAGCAAGATGGATTCTCTAAAAACCTAA